Proteins from one Halovivax limisalsi genomic window:
- a CDS encoding type II toxin-antitoxin system VapC family toxin, which produces MNCLDTNVLIDYLEGDPAVGAFIEAHESVPMFAPVPALFEVFIGASRLRGETGIERARSDLDWLEPVPLTIGGAAEAARIDAELHASGEPIDSLDTLIAGVAREAGATVVTRDGHFERVENLDVELID; this is translated from the coding sequence ATGAACTGTCTTGATACGAACGTCCTGATCGACTACCTTGAGGGGGATCCGGCAGTGGGTGCGTTCATCGAAGCGCACGAATCCGTCCCGATGTTCGCGCCGGTCCCCGCGCTGTTCGAGGTGTTCATCGGCGCTTCCCGGCTTCGGGGCGAGACGGGCATCGAGCGGGCCCGGTCGGATCTCGACTGGCTCGAGCCAGTCCCGCTGACGATCGGTGGCGCCGCCGAAGCTGCACGAATAGACGCCGAACTCCACGCCAGCGGCGAGCCGATCGACTCGCTCGATACCCTGATCGCCGGCGTGGCCCGTGAAGCTGGTGCGACGGTCGTCACCCGAGACGGTCACTTCGAACGGGTCGAGAACCTCGACGTGGAACTGATCGACTGA
- a CDS encoding quinone oxidoreductase family protein → MRAIQVSEYGDSDVLDVVERETPEPGPGEVRIAVEAAGINFADVMQRRGLYPGGPDTPYVPGMEAAGRIDATGEGIDLDEGDRVVAMLGGGGYAEYVTADAQSIFPIPEGMGFEEAAGFPVQFLTAHNCLFEWGGLEADERVLIQAAAGGVGTAAVQLASNAGAEVFGTASTQEKLDFAAELGCDHPIQYTEVDFREVVDEETHGAGVDLVLESVGDDVFDRSLDALGHFGRLVTYGVASGVPASAENRRLLFENKRVVGFHLGQAIAHDPGRVLAAVPELTAALAEGELEVIVRETFALADAADAHQFIEDRESHGKVVLVP, encoded by the coding sequence ATGCGAGCAATCCAAGTGAGCGAGTACGGCGACAGCGACGTCCTCGACGTCGTCGAGCGCGAGACACCCGAACCGGGCCCGGGCGAGGTCCGCATCGCCGTCGAGGCGGCGGGGATCAACTTCGCGGACGTGATGCAACGACGCGGGCTCTACCCCGGCGGACCGGACACGCCCTACGTCCCGGGAATGGAAGCCGCGGGAAGGATCGACGCGACCGGCGAGGGGATCGATCTCGACGAGGGCGACCGCGTCGTCGCGATGCTCGGCGGTGGCGGGTACGCGGAGTACGTCACCGCGGACGCCCAGTCCATCTTTCCGATTCCGGAGGGGATGGGCTTCGAGGAGGCCGCCGGGTTTCCCGTCCAGTTCCTCACCGCGCACAACTGCCTCTTCGAGTGGGGCGGGCTGGAGGCGGACGAGAGGGTCCTAATCCAGGCCGCCGCGGGCGGCGTCGGCACGGCCGCCGTCCAGCTGGCTTCGAACGCCGGCGCCGAGGTGTTCGGCACCGCGAGTACTCAGGAGAAGCTCGACTTCGCGGCCGAGCTGGGCTGCGATCACCCCATCCAGTACACCGAGGTCGACTTCCGCGAGGTCGTCGACGAGGAGACCCACGGCGCGGGCGTCGACCTCGTCCTCGAGAGCGTCGGCGACGACGTCTTCGATCGCAGCCTCGACGCGCTCGGCCACTTCGGGCGGCTGGTCACCTACGGGGTCGCCAGCGGCGTCCCCGCCAGCGCGGAGAACCGCCGCCTGCTGTTCGAGAACAAGCGCGTCGTCGGCTTCCACCTCGGCCAGGCGATCGCCCACGATCCGGGTCGCGTGCTCGCCGCGGTGCCGGAACTGACGGCCGCGCTCGCCGAGGGCGAGCTCGAGGTGATCGTCAGGGAGACGTTCGCGCTCGCCGACGCAGCCGACGCCCACCAGTTCATCGAGGACCGAGAGAGTCACGGCAAAGTCGTCCTCGTGCCCTGA
- a CDS encoding 8-oxo-dGTP diphosphatase, with product MTEGTLCFVVRDGEVLLIEKQRGLGAGWYNGPGGKREPGESLRECAIREVREEVDIDVDSPALERVGRLQFYLDGDPQIDCHVYRTDRFEGEPGPTEEARPAWFAIDEVPYDRMWDDDHLWLPGVLDGKSVRGTFHFEGGAPLDEAEFVDHDLTWDVDMS from the coding sequence GTGACGGAGGGGACGCTCTGTTTCGTCGTGCGCGACGGCGAGGTGTTACTGATCGAGAAGCAACGCGGGCTCGGCGCCGGCTGGTACAACGGCCCCGGCGGCAAGCGCGAACCCGGCGAGTCGCTGCGCGAGTGTGCGATCCGCGAGGTTCGCGAGGAGGTCGACATCGACGTCGATTCGCCCGCCCTCGAGCGCGTCGGCCGCCTGCAATTCTACCTGGACGGCGATCCGCAGATCGACTGTCACGTCTACCGGACGGACCGCTTCGAGGGCGAACCCGGTCCCACCGAGGAGGCCAGACCCGCGTGGTTCGCGATCGACGAGGTGCCCTACGACCGCATGTGGGACGACGACCACCTCTGGTTGCCCGGCGTCCTCGACGGAAAGTCGGTCCGGGGAACCTTCCACTTCGAGGGCGGCGCCCCCCTGGACGAGGCCGAGTTCGTCGATCACGACCTGACGTGGGACGTCGACATGTCGTAG